GTTCAAAAATCACAGCTATTAAATGTGTTCACGGGCTCAGTAACAAGGAAACCAGAAAAAGAAGAGTGTGATGAACATGTCATCTTGATGAGGACAGTACtgctttgaaaattaattttcaaaccTGACACCAAGACCCCCTTTTGAAAGAACACAGGTTCTCCCTTCGTGAACCGAATGACCATTCCGATTTCACCCCAGCTTAAGAGCCTCACCTGCGGTGCCCCATCCGTTAGCAGAGCCTCTAAGCATGGCCCGAGTCGTGCCGTCATGCTCCATTGAGCCATGGGAATTGGACACCAGGGGATAGAGGGAAGCCAATGCAGTCTATGGAGcaacccgcccccccccccccccgggacacTGCAGGACAGGAGAGCACAGAAACTGAACCGCAACACATGAATCAGCCAGCGAGACAAGTGTGGGACAGGCAAAACGATCGCACGAGGATCACAGCTCGGCCCTTTGCTTCTCGCTCTGTCCTCGCTCTCGTtaggggggggggcgggagaTGGGTTTCCAAAGGCGTGGATTTCCGTCCACCGAGGAGATAAATCAGATCTTTTTTCAGAGGAGCtagaagagacagaaaaagaccCATCTTGATGAATCCTTTTGAGATGGAAATGCAGCGGTAGCACTGAAAGGAAAGGCAGGTGTCCAGGGCAGACGGGGGTAGGGTGGCTCGCCCCCCACCACCGCTGGCACACTTGATGCCATCACTCCACACAATGCCATGAATTTCAAGCGGTCATCGATGCAGACTCGGAGCAAAGTTCAACTGAGCAAACCGGTCTGTTAGATTTGCACATCCATTTCAAGACATCAGTTAAGAGCTCCTTTCCCATCAAGGTTTTATTTAGTCCCAGCAACATTTAGAGAGGATCAGGTGGCCATCAGGGAACTGACTAATTATGGAGccaaatgaaacacaaacaaaagattTCAGATGCCAGCTCTGGCATTGATTTTTAAATGATCTTGCTTTACACGAGTATGCTGCTGGACAAGGGACGGTCTCCACTTTGATCTTTTGctaaaaatatgtttctgtACAATCAATGAACAGAAATCCAGAAATTCTGGTGGTAGGCCAATTAAAAATGCTGGCATTAATctgtaaaactgaaattctcctcatatttacacacaaacaccgaGACGGTATCATTTCCTTATTAAGGCAACTGCAGTCTGAACCCGTTTAATCCTGAGtgaaaaatgcaattataaaaatatcaaatacaagtttaaaaaaattctcaaagATATGAAAATTGTTTGGAGCAGCAGATGACAAAGACCGGTACTGCCTCCCCGTACTTGAATAACTCAGGCTCCGAATACCCAAACCTGCCACAGCACccttacgtttattcatttagcagatgcttttctccaaagtaaattccaatgaacactgtgtaaTGTTACTAggccacgcaccttattcaccgcggtgacttacactgctagatacactacttacaatgggtcactcatccatacatcagtggaacacactttctccgtctcttacacacacacacaatgggtgacgTTTAGTTGCCATTCCAATGCTACtccagcactactcgctgtgctgcccttGCTCAAGGcacttgaattgatacagtaaaaattacactgctgtacacatgtgtaaaacagtgtaagttgctttggagaaaagcaacagctaagcGAACAAATACTACTAcaggaaataatttaaaaaaaccagaTTGGAGTGGTGAGATGCAATTCTATACATTGACAATAAAGCAACATGAAGaatatgacaaaatataaagaaatctGACATGTCCTTCATACTGTTTGTTATGAATCATTAATGGTAATTCACTTTACAGAACACCCTGTCAGCCACAGGCATGTTTGCCTACAAGAGCGCATTTGTGTGCCACTGAAACTGCTCGGCTCAAAGTCAAACTCAAAGTGATGTTGTTCTGTCAGCACATCTTGTTTTTGTGGTAAAAACATGGGAAGTAGAGTCAATTCCACATGTTCACAGCCTTCCTTCTGTGATGAAGAGCGACAGAAGCCTTCTGAATGTCCCAGTGAAAATGACCTCTTTgcgtaaatggctaaatcaccGTAAGCAGCTTAGAACTCAAAGTCACTTGGAGGAACGTGTCAGCTGAAAGAACTCGATGACCGAGTTGAGGGTGTCTGAGTGGCTCGCGGCGAAGAAGTGCCTCATCGTGCAAGCAAATAATAAAGCCCCGAGCAAATAACCGGGATTAATGTGcgattattttattatttctaacaCTAGTATTTCAAACCCGTGTCTCCGTAAACCTCCCGCTGCGGTGAAGATTCAGCCGAGGACTGTAAATGCGTCCCTTCGATTCGAATCgaattttgtttttaaggaAAATAGTTTCAAAAATGGCGCCCTTCGCCCGCGACGACACGCAGGCGCGCGCAGCCAGTGCGCCCTTCCGCCAGACTCGCGGGCGAAGGCGCGCGATTCGCGCGCGCCCCCTTCAGCGTAAAGACCTACATTACGAGAAAGTTCCTCAACAGAAAATAGAGGGAAATACATATTACAAAAGCATCACGCGGGAATATGACAAGAATCCGCCACGTTTCTGAAGCGCTATTATCGAGTACAACTGGTACCGGGgtgatagagctgctgcctttggacccaaaggccacaggttcgaatcccacctacagctgtagtacccttgagtaagatacttaacctaaattgcacTAGCAAAACTAccaagctctataaatgggtaaattgtacaTCGCTTTGTAGGAACAtgtgagctgaatgaatgtacCGTCACTCCGTGAAAGACTGATACGTCGGCCCAGTCGTTTCCATTTCAAACGAAAGAATATAAAGGTCAGCGTTTAACCCATTTGGCATAAATTCATTTTAGAAACAGCTGCTTAAACAATGACACCTTCAGCTATTCAGGTATCCTGACCTGGTTGCCATGGCTCCCCATCTGATTTTCATTTACTCGTAATTGTCAGCGAAAAGAAGCAGTCAGGATTATATCAGTGGGTTTCAGACACGTCACCCCCGCAACCGTACCCTGGTTTTTGTTGCATATGAGCTCTTTTTGCCATGACCTACAGAGCAAATCATACATGTTATTGGAGGACTCAATACACTTTCCCTTCTAATCGTGTAAAGCCAGCTTTGTTCATTATTTCTCTATAAAAGACATTTTAggaatgattaaatgtaagaaaaccTGAATTAGTTTGCTTTTAAACCTTGTTCATATGTGAAAAAATCCTTCAGGCCCTCAACCTTTTAgcacaaaaatcacacacacaacaaaaatcAATGCAACTTAATTGAAATGACAACCAATATTATTCAATTTGTAAGAATGAAGCTAAAATCTGTTTTCCAGTGTTTAGTGAAAATGTTCCTCCATTAACATGAATTAATCTACGCAAATATGAAAATTGGTGGGTCTTTAGTTAAAAGTTTAACATTAACATAACGGTCCATGCGTTCAGTCAACAGATCTAGCTTAAGAGCTcaccagaaacaaaaaacaccatAGACAGGGGCACCACAACTGCACAATAAGTTCATAAAAACATGGCTTTactcaaaatataattttacatttaccaaAGTCTGAACCAAACCCTCAGCAATTGTAATAGTTATGTGACGTTACCAATGTGTCACATCACAAGTGTAAAATCACAGGTGGATCTTAAAAAGCTATAAggatattaaaaagtgttcaaaTTCTATGCAAAAATACATCTCTGATGAAGCTTCCAATAAGTGCTTCTTTAATGTATAAATCTATAGTGTCATACAAATCTTGGCTTCCAGTTTAGAGCAAAACTATATtagtcattttttaaacagtCAAATGACAAAGCAAAGGCCAGTCAATGTAACAATATTGCattctagaaaaaaattcttgatCCCAGTTATTCTATACACAGCATTTCTTCAGCATCTTTACTGGGTAGGACTTGTACtggaatgtggaaaaaaaagtcatttgcaTCAAAAGGCCATTGCACCAAACtcatacataaacattttaaatttcaacattttgaaCTGAAGAAAAAGTGTATTACATGAGATGTcaactttttctttcaaattcgTAAATGTTCCACCAACTTGCATATATCTGGTTCTCACTGGCTtgaacacagcacagcaggaacCACTGGTGGGAAATGAATCACTTCCATTTCATGGTCTCCGCCCATTCcattattccatccatccatggtgCAAACGCATGGTCCGCAAAAAAGAGCAACCAACAACTCCACCCTGAAGAGGTCCTGGTGCAGACAGGCCTTTTGGAGAACTCTTGTGGACAGCTATCCAATagcagcctcacacacacatttctacaATGCTCACCACACCCTTTGCAGCTAGGAGAAATTTACATTGTGCACATGTAGGATTTCTCCTTTTATAGGCAAACATTGCACTTATTGCAGCAGGATGGGAAAACAAGAATGCACATCTGACACTGTGCTTAACCTAGTAAGCTCTCGGatatcaatttattttacattttctcttctctgcaACAAACGCCCATTGCAATTCAGCTGTTGGTTATGTTTGGATGTTAAAAAAGAATGTATATTGTAGAGGTGTTTAAAGACTGATGTCTGGCACCGCGGCTTTAAATGTTCCTGGTTAAAGTGGTCTGCTCTCTGCGTAGCTTGTCCATAGCAGTGCACGCATTATGGAAAGTATGTATATATTctgttttacatatatattgAAAAAGGTCATCTCCACTTTAATGTGGAGGCTGTGGGGCCTTTTTGGAATGATAATTACTGGTCATGTTCCATTGGCAATAGGAATAGACAGACAATGGTGATAAAAATTTTGCAGAACTCTGCCATGTGATGGCCCAAACGAGGCTTGTTTACCTATTGGCACTATCAAAGGTATAGAAGTCAGTTGGCAAAAATTTTGTTCAACTTACAAGTGTTGATGCCAGCATTCCTGTGATGAAATACATGAAAACAGCATGACATGCTGGAACAAACAGCAAACCTCTGACTGTTGCACTGGAGCTTTTAGATTGCACTTCCATGTCCCAACACgaggggggttggggagggTGTCAGCTACAGGTAGGTGTCCTGCTCCGTGCTACTAAGGCTCTGGTTGGACTCGTGGAGGGGAGAGTCTGTGAGGAGGGGCATTGGGTCACTAGGTAAGGCATAAGGATTGGGGATTTCCTTTGAAACCTTCCTATTCTTTGCACTCTTTTTCTTATTCAGTTTCTGTTTCTTGTCTTCCTTGGACTTTTTACTCTCCCTCCTGTCCTTGGACTTTTTATCCTTGTTGTCCTCAGTATTTTCAGGTTGCTCTGTGGAGGAGTTCTGCTCCAAGGGCAAATTCAGGATGATGGTAGGGGCCTGCCTCAGGTCCTGGTGACTTGGTGGCTCGGCTTCCATGATGGCCTTGGCACCGTGCATCCTGGGAGGGGACTTGTACGTCAGCTCACCGCGGGTCTCCTTCCACCGCTTTAGCTGTTTGTTGTGCTCCTTCTCAATGTCATGCTCTGATATTGGCACTTCAAGCATCTTGGATAGAAAAACAAAGTTCATTAGGAAAAGGCCTCATTTTAGAAGTATAACAGCATGTTGCTACAGACATTGacaaaattatgtatttatgcacAATTTCATTATAAACATAAAACTTTCTGAATTAACCATCTCCCTTTACATCTGACAGTGCAATAGATGCTACGATAGAATTAAagatgctgcctttagacttCAGCAAAGATCACTAAAATTCCAGTAGTGCTTTGGTCCAAAAGCaaactttttcagtttcctacagctttttcagtgaaaactgtCCTTGTGCCTCATGTATGCCAGAGGTAATTCTGTAGGAAGCTTCCTAAGGGATTTGAGCCAGCAACATGGTGATAGACAAATTGGCTGATTTAATGAGcctgtgtctgtatctaaagctcttcacctgttattgatgcatttttgcTTGTTGCAGTGTGAGTTTTAcacctctttggagaaaagtgtcaaatgaaaaaatataaatgtaacccATTGGCGCCGACTGTCACCTGCCCCACACGGTGTTATACCCGACAGAACCACTAGGAGGCAATATTGAAACACTATTAGAGCACAGAGTCCTCACTGAACATTTCAACCTACTCTAGCATGCTGGGAAACCAAACCAAACACTGAATTTACATAAGCAAAGGTCAGATACACTGAACAGTTACACCGAGTCCACATTATAGTATAACCCCAGTTACATCTGAGGGAGCACAGGCCCATGACCCCCAAGCAGCCAGTGCTTCCTGACATCGTGACTCCAGGCACTGCAAACCCACCAGAACAGCCGAGCTGTTTGAGCATTCACATCCTACATCCAGGGTCTGAGTGAACAGACACCCACGCACCCTGAAGGAAGGAGGCTAGGCCCTTGTTCCTGGGAGACCCCTGCAGTGTGGTCACAGAGGTAGCAATATGGGCTGGAAACGCTGACTTCCATCCTCTTACATCACTGCGGCTCAACACACAGATCTTTGAACCACAACTCGAGACACCACACAGTGCTGCCATTAATTGACCGTCTATActacattatcaataactggTTGTCTGGGGCAGGACTCACATCCCACCCCATGAATGGGCTGCAGTGGTGCGCAGCCCATTCACGAAGCATAGGGTGTAAAGCAGGGCACACCATGGATGGAATGTCAgtccagtccgttgcagggaaTATCAAAAATTACTATAGCTTttttatgaaaggaaaaaatatcaaCCAAAGTCAGCTACCTTAATTACTATATCATGTTTTCAGCAAATAAAGATGTAGGCAAATTCATGACTCAGATTTGGACCACCTTGAATCCTAATTAACAATAAAAGAATTTCCAAATACTAAGAGGTCTCAAATAATCCTTTGAACTCACAAATGTAATGCTAAAAACAACAATTTTCCTTTACTCAATATTTTTACTCAGTTCATTCTCTCAAAATGCAAGTGCAATACAGTTTCCAGTACAATCACAGGAAAAATTATTCGCATCTATCGTGTTTCAGCTCAAAGTTTATATTGCAAAACTTGTGGTGTCCACTAGATGATGCAGTTTAAGGCCAGTCAAAAAGGCAGAATTGCCTGTTGTACACATGAAGAGCCCTTCCCCAATGGGGCACACCCATGTAAAGAACCCTGCAAGTGACGCGTGTCGTACCTCCCGTACGAGGAAGCCCTCTTGCATGTACTGAGACTCCAAGGCACGCAGTCTCTCTATTGTCTCGTACTGCCCCTGGCAGTCCTTCAGCTTCTCTTGCGATCCCAGCATGCATTtcagcaggaccaggccaactCGGAAAATGATCTTCACACCTGTGTATGTTGGGGAGAAAAATGGTGGTTAGCAGAGTAAGAAATTAAACTTCCACTATCTACTTGAAGAGGGCAGCGCTGTAGAATCTCACACAAGTGTGTGAGTCTATGCGTGTTCATTTGCATACACACGTTGTACCTTCACAAAAGAACATGTCCCAGACACGCAGAACAGACGCCCAGGGCAGGGTGCGGGAGAAGGCGCACATGAACCACTCGGTCATGTAGAGAACAGGGTTGATCTCGTGCTTGCCCAGGTGTCGGTGGGCCACGGGTGAAACACGCCTCAGCAGGGAAAACAGGATCTCTCCATCCAGCTGGATTGCCTCCTGCAGGCCCGGAGCAGAGAGACGTAGTCACACAAGCGAGTGACTAACAGAGGACTCCATTCTTACCAGACCaggagaaaaggaggaggagaactgGATAGCAAAGCTACACAACTTCCATTTGTGACTCCCCCTTTCATTCCACTCCTCATTCACCACATTTTCTGGTCTCTCCAGCTCCATCATGTGATCATCATGCATATCTTTAAGCTGGTAAAAACACCACATGACAGGGGACAAAGGCCTGGATTGTCCCAGGTATGATCCATGGGTGATCATGTGACCAGGAAGGGCCTCACTCCAGCAGGAATGGCAGGGTAACATTAAGGATGAGAAGCCATACATGCAGACAGCATGTGACCCGAGACTCCAGCACATATAAAACAGACATAACCACACAGCACCCACACCCCCCAATCACTACACCAGACTGCCCAGGACAGGTAAACACCCACTggtatttttcttctcttcttcaccatggcagtttttttgttctcctctcCACAGCTATCAGCtggattctcacacacacacacacacacattttcagaaccgcttgtcccatatggggtcgcagggaaccggagccaacccggtaacacaggacgtaaggccagagggggaggggacacacccaggatgggacgccagtccgtcgcaaggcaccccaagcgggactcaaaccccagacccaccagagagcaggactgtggtccaacccactgcgccaccgcacccccgattCTCATAACAGTTAACTATAATTGCTCCTTCTCAGTATTGTATCTCTAAGTTACTCTGTATTGCATCCTCAACTTTGTTCGGCCCTCTCCATCAGAATATATTGAATAAAACACATACGTAGATGACAAAGacagacactttttttaaatatttggcaATCTCTTAAGAGTTATCTTAGTGTGCCGGCTCAGTTTTACTACACAATGCACTAAGAAAGCTGTAAGCCACCTTTATTCAATAGTagtttaaaaagctttttaaaactaCAGCACTGTCAGATGTTGGCTTGTGCACCTTGCACAGCAACACTCAGCAAAGAAAGATGAGAATAAGAAACAAGgctgtggaaaaaagtttcaaaaggacaaaatcaaaaacattgaCAGGACAGGGTGTGAAAGCATCAAAATTTGAGGTTTGTGGTTGTGACAGGACAGAAGGCTGCCTGTGTCCCAAAGCAGATGCATGACATCATTCCCTTCATACGGAACAGTACACAGCAGATAAGGTTGTGGCCCTGTTgtcatgagaacatgcaaatcccCACTGCAACATGAAGAGTGTCATATCGTCACAAGGTGGATGGACTTGATGGTTAGTGGCCAACAGGTACCCCTCCAAGAGGCAGCGTTCTCAGAAAGGGCAAACATAAGGCCTCCTTACATTACAAACAACTGGGGCAAGACAGGTGATATCTCACTTTGTtagtaaatccaaagtcactccTAGCAATAAGACACAGTCAATGAAAGTTTAATTTTCAGATACCTCCTGTCCTACTTATTGGACATGTTCTTCAAAAACAAGAGATAAAGCCATTTAATAACTTTCacaaaatttgctttaaaagcTTCTGTCTGCAGTATACTAATTGGCCTAGGgacctgtgcttctgggataggctctagaccaacGCAACCCTGTTTTGGGTAAGTGACTGACAAAAGTAACAGACTGAGGGTGTGCGGTGAGTCTCACCAGGCCTGCACTATAGTATCCTGGAAGATACTTCTCGCAGATCTGAACAAGGCCCCAGAAGGCATCCtgcaggaagagagagaaacaaGAGAGCAGGCTGAGTGTCCGTAGTACAGCAGCATCCACATTACTGATTGACAACTTTTACAGCAAAATGATGTGAGCAGCTTCTGATTAAACATGAGGCCACATTTTAGCGCTTAGCACAGGAACACGCACCTCAGCGGGCATGTGCAtaagcagcactgcagcaatGGGTGCCTGGGCCTGGCAGTAGCCCTCATCCGGCCGGTACAAGGTGTAGGCCTTCAGAACACGGTACAGATCCTGTTGCCTGAGATGGATGCAGACATAAGGTCACTGTTTCAGTAAAGTAAGTGTACAGCACAAAAACCGTGGTGTGGGGATGAGGAGCTGTGGCTCACCCATGGCCCCCACGGGCCACAAACATCTCATGGAAGGGGAACTGTCGATGCAGATCTTTCTCaattacatccatccatttggGGTCCCCAGGCTGAGCATCCAGCTCCTAGTGGACAGAAGTGATGGGGGGGGAGGTGTCAAACAGTAGATGGATAAATCCAAAAATGGCACTGCAGGACAACATCAGGCCCACACAGCagagaaaatgacagaacaTACAGATGATCTTTCCTTTAAAGTAAATTTGGTAAACCATAGTATTTAGCAGTGATGCACTTCAGGAATGACAagcatgcaaaacatttttgcttgGGGATTCAAATAAGTAGAAGAGGTTCACCTGAAACTTTTCcttgttctgttcttttttcacttttgccCCTGACAGGTAGAGCCAGGCACGGCCTCGCAGTGAGGGTGGAATCCCCTTCTGACATCGCAGCTTCACCTGAAATTGGACAAGAAACggtcacgcacacacacacacacacacacacacacagcttcctgtCTCACAGACAACTGCAGTCAGTGCAGACAACCCCTACTGCACATTCATGATCACCTAGACATCTAGTGGAGATGCACTGTTGCAACCCAAACTAAGATGGCAAGCACGACTTTCAGAACACACAAAAGAATAAGTACATGTACCGCTTGACTGCTCAGATGTCTGACCCTCGGGACTAACGTCTtgaaaataaaaccaactaCAATCAGCCACAGGAGCCACTGTAAAACAAAGCTCAAAACCTGTTTTTTGGCTATCAGAGGGAGTTTTCTGCCACTATGAAGTGAGCAGTTCTTGGTTCTGGAATCACAGGCGATCTCAGCTAGAGAGTATCTTGAGTGAGAGTGTTCTTATGCTGACCAAAGCCATCCCCTCACAGAGACTGATGATCACAGTGACAAAGCCTGCAACAATCAAACATGTTGGCAACCACAACTGCAGAACATGACCTGTGACAAATCAGCTGACAGAAGAATGATTGAGATGCTTGGTTCTTCACTACTGAAGTTTAATATTATGATAACTACTGCACGAACAGTATTAATGTTCACTGTGGTTGAGGAGGAGGtacaaaaagaaacagaagaaaagcaaactATGCTCTGGGTGCCTCAGGGGATCATATCAGCAAATACACCCACATATGCAGAAGAACCAGCATATCTTATTTGTGTAGCACTTGCCAAATGCTCTCCCAGCGAGGCGGACAAGGCTGATGTCATCCTTGACCCAAACCATGGTTGTTTCTACCCCCGCAAAGGCACGGGACCGATGGAATATCACTGATGACGTATTGTAATGTGTTACAGAGGCAGCTGATTAGCCTGTTATCCCCTAGCCATCTCACTCAGACAAACATCAAACTCTTGTCACAGAGGTCCACCAGGCTCCGCCTCTGCTGCTTTTAAAACTAACTTGAGTTTCATCAAGTGCTCCGAGAAACCTGGTGGGAAAggaattatacaaaaataaacaggacCTAGGAGGCAGTGGCGATAAAGCGGACTGAGCTGTAGTATTGTAATCTCAAGGTTCCACATCTGAATCCCTTCTTCactgtactcttgagcaaggtacttaccccaaattgatgcaattaaatttaaacttccaagtaaatgggtaaattattttaagtagcATAGTATACAAATCTAATATtgcaagtgactttggagaaaggtgttaattaaataaaggttaataattcaACCGAACCCCAGTTACTTCTTACTGAAGCCTCCAGGCAATACTGTTCATTCCACAGACTGACAGAGTGAGGACAGAGAACACATTGTCCACCTCTCCTTCGCAGCTTCTGATTCTGTCATCTCTAACAGGCTGCTGGGGGAGGGAGTGTTTATAAGTACTCAAGAGCTGACacgctcccccctccccaaaactGAAACACCCTAGCACTTTTCTGAGAGGTTCCTCAAAGCTCTGTCCTTAGCTCATTTACGTTCTCTCTCCACAGTGGGTGGCCAACAACCTTTTCACCCACTGCAGCCTCTGCTCCATCACTGCGATGCAGGCACTCTAATATCTACACAGTTTGCAagggttttttcccctttagcACATGGTTATTCTTTCACAACTCAGCCTTCCTACTCTTCTGAGGTGGGCTGGGGTTCTTGGGGGTTTCCCATAGAGAAGCATATCTAAAACTTTCTCAGACCAACAGAATCCATTCCTGAAAAGTACAACCCCTTACAccccttagaaaaaaaaaaacaaaaccattccTTTTAAAAAGTACACCTTTTTCATGAGCTATCATTTAAGAATCCCACCTAAATACCATTGCAAGAAAGTTAGGAAATACCTGGATTTttgcatgaatggctcctaGCATGTAATCCGATCTGAATCATACATTTATCAGtcttatttaacacacacacagacacagacatacaaacattttgcatttctctgTCTGTACTGAACAAATGGTTTACACACTCCATGGAAGGAGTATATTGACCCTTATGTTTAGTAATTTGCAGAACCTCAGTTACTGTAAATGACCGTGGAAAATGCTCTGTAGCTGCTGATCACTCctgtgtagtggttaggagGCACTTTgggtcattcctctatacataaagtgaaacagttttgtatatttttgggACATCAGGTTTGAACGACCTGCTTCAGATCACAATGCAGCATTTCAATGGGACTGAGGTCAGGACTGACTTGGCTATTCTAAAACACctgattttttcagtttgaggCACTCTGATTATTTACTCCAGTGTTTTGGATCAGTCATGTTGACATAACGTctgagtttttacatttatttatttagcagacgctttctccaaagcgacttccaacagaTACTATGGATTATcatcagccgacacaccttattcaccacagtgacttacactgttagatacactacttacaatgggtcactcatccgtacatcagtggaacacacacactctctgtgtcactcacacactatgggtgaacctgaacagcatgtctttgggctgtgggagaaaaacagagcaccaggaggaaacccacggagacacgggaagaacatgcaaactccacaaagactgagcagggatcgaacccacgtcctctcacaccacccaggcactgtgagac
Above is a genomic segment from Scleropages formosus chromosome 17, fSclFor1.1, whole genome shotgun sequence containing:
- the LOC108921953 gene encoding TBC1 domain family member 10A-like isoform X1 codes for the protein MADMERGSGSLRGNSESQSLADGESSFGSDSESNGFGTADKYGFIGGSQQSADGEQEIPPEVLRQRELKWLDMLKNWDKWMLRKHKKVKLRCQKGIPPSLRGRAWLYLSGAKVKKEQNKEKFQELDAQPGDPKWMDVIEKDLHRQFPFHEMFVARGGHGQQDLYRVLKAYTLYRPDEGYCQAQAPIAAVLLMHMPAEDAFWGLVQICEKYLPGYYSAGLEAIQLDGEILFSLLRRVSPVAHRHLGKHEINPVLYMTEWFMCAFSRTLPWASVLRVWDMFFCEGVKIIFRVGLVLLKCMLGSQEKLKDCQGQYETIERLRALESQYMQEGFLVREMLEVPISEHDIEKEHNKQLKRWKETRGELTYKSPPRMHGAKAIMEAEPPSHQDLRQAPTIILNLPLEQNSSTEQPENTEDNKDKKSKDRRESKKSKEDKKQKLNKKKSAKNRKVSKEIPNPYALPSDPMPLLTDSPLHESNQSLSSTEQDTYL
- the LOC108921953 gene encoding TBC1 domain family member 10A-like isoform X2 gives rise to the protein MRCTMGHFGTADWGTHGGVAMLSWFGDTRGSALQLPSQIREQEIPPEVLRQRELKWLDMLKNWDKWMLRKHKKVKLRCQKGIPPSLRGRAWLYLSGAKVKKEQNKEKFQELDAQPGDPKWMDVIEKDLHRQFPFHEMFVARGGHGQQDLYRVLKAYTLYRPDEGYCQAQAPIAAVLLMHMPAEDAFWGLVQICEKYLPGYYSAGLEAIQLDGEILFSLLRRVSPVAHRHLGKHEINPVLYMTEWFMCAFSRTLPWASVLRVWDMFFCEGVKIIFRVGLVLLKCMLGSQEKLKDCQGQYETIERLRALESQYMQEGFLVREMLEVPISEHDIEKEHNKQLKRWKETRGELTYKSPPRMHGAKAIMEAEPPSHQDLRQAPTIILNLPLEQNSSTEQPENTEDNKDKKSKDRRESKKSKEDKKQKLNKKKSAKNRKVSKEIPNPYALPSDPMPLLTDSPLHESNQSLSSTEQDTYL